The following are encoded together in the Erwinia sp. E602 genome:
- a CDS encoding NAD(P)-dependent oxidoreductase → MNATVALTGATGFIGKHIAEHLLAAGFTVRALTRSPEKSADRRLAWVHGSLESPDSLRELVRGADSVVHCAGRVRGQSQAAFMTSNVTGSTRLLEMAKANSCCKRFLFISSLAARHPHLSWYAQSKYVAEQRLTAEKGPLALGIFRPTAVYGPGDKELQPLFRWLLRGLLLRLGQPQTQLSFLHVCDLANAVTRWLQLHDDAAAPYELCDGLPGGYSWPRLREIGAAVRHGPVRLVGVPLPVLRLLAHLSQAVQRISRKEPMLTQSKIGELTHPDWSASNQLLAERIAWAPTIRLEQALRDGLF, encoded by the coding sequence ATGAACGCCACCGTGGCGTTAACCGGCGCGACCGGATTTATCGGCAAGCATATTGCCGAACATCTGCTTGCCGCAGGTTTTACCGTGCGCGCCCTGACCCGCTCGCCGGAGAAATCTGCCGACCGCAGGCTGGCCTGGGTCCACGGGTCGCTGGAGAGTCCCGACTCGCTGCGGGAGCTGGTCAGAGGGGCGGACTCGGTTGTTCACTGCGCAGGGCGGGTGCGCGGGCAGTCTCAGGCCGCCTTTATGACATCGAACGTTACCGGCAGCACGCGGCTGTTAGAGATGGCGAAGGCAAACAGCTGCTGTAAACGGTTCCTGTTTATCTCATCGCTGGCCGCCCGCCATCCGCACCTCTCGTGGTATGCGCAATCCAAATATGTCGCCGAGCAAAGGCTGACGGCCGAAAAAGGGCCGCTCGCGCTGGGGATATTTCGCCCGACGGCGGTGTACGGGCCCGGCGATAAGGAGCTGCAGCCGCTGTTCCGCTGGCTGCTGCGCGGCCTGCTGCTGCGGCTGGGCCAGCCGCAAACACAGCTGTCGTTTCTGCACGTCTGTGATTTAGCTAACGCCGTCACCCGCTGGTTGCAGCTTCACGACGACGCTGCCGCTCCTTATGAACTCTGTGACGGGCTGCCCGGCGGCTACAGCTGGCCACGCCTGCGAGAGATCGGCGCGGCGGTGCGCCATGGCCCGGTAAGACTGGTGGGCGTTCCGCTGCCCGTTCTCAGGCTGCTGGCCCACCTGAGCCAGGCCGTACAAAGGATCTCCCGCAAAGAGCCAATGCTGACGCAGAGCAAAATCGGCGAGCTGACCCATCCCGACTGGTCGGCGAGCAACCAGTTGCTGGCTGAACGCATTGCCTGGGCACCGACGATCCGCCTGGAACAGGCGCTGCGTGACGGTCTGTTTTGA
- a CDS encoding fatty acyl-AMP ligase: protein MSETSSIHTLPIRYADFPSLAAALDYAAQGSTGMNFYDRRNQLVIALEYRELRQRARRAARRLLSINLPRGTRVALFAETRAEFVDIFFACQYAGLVAVPLAIPLGVGQSASCISKLERLLSSCQPAVIIAGSEWLPLIHAAKIPPGLRILSHDDLNALPENEVTLWAPAPDDIAYLQYTSGSTRFPRGVIVTQRAVMANLRAIGQDGIKAHAGDRCVSWLPFYHDMGLVGFMLTPMATQLSVDYLRTQDFAMRPLLWLKLITRNAATISVAPPFGYEICLRRCSEKELAELDLSRWRVAGVGAEPVPSDLLTRFYHRFSQVGFARDAFMPCYGLAENTLAVSFFDRATGPQSHVVDRHILEHEGRAVEPADPARARSTFVNCGKALPGHRIEIRNDRQQRLPERQVGHICIAGPSLMSGYYGDAASQQQIRANGWMDTGDLGYLLQGNLYITGRKKDLIIIRGRNIWPQDIEGVAESEPEFRSGDAIAFVTTPGGEDAARIILQIQCRISSAERRSQIVHSLSSRIQSEFGVAVDIMLVPPHSIPKTSSGKPSRAEAKKRYLTGSGAPTPRLTGHAQ from the coding sequence ATGTCCGAAACCAGCTCGATCCATACCCTCCCCATCCGCTATGCTGATTTTCCTTCGCTGGCAGCGGCCCTGGATTACGCGGCACAAGGCAGCACCGGCATGAACTTTTACGACCGCCGTAATCAACTGGTAATTGCGCTGGAATATAGGGAGTTACGCCAGCGTGCGCGCCGGGCCGCCCGTCGCCTGCTGTCCATAAATCTGCCCCGGGGCACGCGCGTTGCGCTGTTCGCTGAGACCCGTGCAGAATTTGTCGACATTTTTTTTGCCTGCCAGTATGCCGGCCTGGTGGCCGTCCCGCTGGCCATTCCGCTGGGGGTTGGCCAGAGTGCGTCCTGTATCAGCAAACTCGAAAGGCTGCTCAGCAGCTGCCAGCCCGCCGTCATTATCGCCGGCAGCGAGTGGCTACCGCTGATCCATGCCGCAAAAATCCCCCCCGGTCTGCGCATTCTCAGCCATGATGACCTCAACGCCCTGCCTGAAAACGAGGTGACGCTGTGGGCTCCGGCTCCGGACGATATTGCCTATCTGCAATATACCTCCGGCAGCACCCGCTTTCCGCGTGGGGTAATCGTCACCCAGCGCGCGGTGATGGCCAACCTGCGGGCAATCGGTCAGGACGGTATTAAGGCGCACGCCGGGGATCGCTGCGTCTCCTGGCTGCCGTTCTATCACGATATGGGTCTGGTGGGCTTTATGTTAACCCCGATGGCGACACAGCTGTCGGTGGATTACCTGCGTACGCAGGACTTTGCCATGCGCCCGCTGTTGTGGCTGAAGCTGATTACCCGCAACGCCGCAACGATTTCGGTTGCGCCGCCGTTTGGTTATGAAATTTGCCTGCGCCGTTGCAGTGAGAAAGAGCTGGCCGAGCTGGATCTCTCCAGGTGGCGCGTAGCAGGTGTCGGCGCTGAACCGGTTCCCTCCGATCTGCTGACGCGCTTTTACCATCGCTTCAGTCAGGTGGGGTTTGCCCGCGATGCCTTTATGCCCTGCTACGGGCTGGCTGAAAACACCCTGGCGGTGAGCTTCTTCGATCGCGCAACCGGCCCGCAAAGCCACGTTGTTGACCGTCATATTCTGGAGCATGAAGGCCGCGCGGTTGAGCCGGCTGACCCGGCGCGCGCGCGGTCAACCTTTGTAAACTGCGGCAAAGCGCTGCCCGGCCATCGCATCGAAATTCGTAACGATCGGCAACAGCGGCTGCCAGAGCGTCAGGTCGGACATATCTGCATCGCCGGCCCCAGCCTGATGAGCGGCTATTATGGCGATGCGGCCTCACAACAGCAGATCCGGGCGAACGGCTGGATGGACACCGGCGATCTGGGCTATCTGCTGCAGGGCAACCTGTACATCACCGGCCGTAAAAAAGACCTGATCATTATCCGCGGCCGCAATATCTGGCCACAGGACATTGAAGGGGTGGCCGAATCAGAGCCGGAGTTCCGCAGCGGCGATGCGATTGCCTTTGTTACCACGCCGGGCGGTGAGGATGCCGCGCGCATTATTTTGCAGATCCAGTGCCGGATCAGCTCCGCCGAGCGGCGCAGCCAGATCGTTCATTCACTCTCATCACGTATCCAGAGCGAGTTCGGCGTGGCGGTAGATATTATGCTGGTGCCGCCCCACAGCATTCCCAAAACATCTTCAGGTAAACCCTCCCGCGCCGAGGCCAAAAAACGCTATCTGACCGGGTCGGGCGCGCCGACGCCGCGGCTGACGGGCCATGCGCAATGA